In the genome of Agromyces sp. CF514, the window GTCACCGCTCCGCTCAGCCCCGAGCAGCAGTACCGGCTCACGCAGCTCCCGGCCGAGGCCGAGGTGGTCATCGCGGGCGGCCCCGTGCCGTTCGCGTGCACGGGGCTCACGATCACGACGACGGATGCCGCGGCATCCGGTGATGCCGATGACACCGCCGGTGCAGGCGCGAGTTCGAGTGCGGGCGCGACCGTGCGGTGCGCCGTGCCCGGTGACGTGAAGGTCTTCTCGGGCCTCACCGCGCAGGTGACGATCGCCGCCGGGAGCGCCGACGACGTGCTGACGGTGCCGACGACCGCGGTCGAGGGCGGTTCGGAGTCAGGAGTCGTGTGGCTGGTGGGCGACGACGGCGAGGGCGCCGAGCACCCGGTGAAGCTGGGCCTGACCGACGGGGCGAACGTCGAGATCGTCGAGGGACTCGCCGAGGGCGACGCCGTACTGCAGTTCGTGCCGGGGGCGCCGGCGCAGCCCGACTGCTCGATCGACCCGATGGCCTGCAACGACCTGGTGATGGGCGCCGGCAAGTGACGTTGATCAGCCTCGAGGCGGTCGGTCGCACGGTCGAGTTGCCCGATGCGCCGCCGCTCCAGATCCTCTCGGCGGTCGATCTCGTGATCGACGACGGCGACCGGGTGTCGGTCGTCGGGCGGTCGGGCTCGGGCAAGTCGACGCTGCTGAACCTGTTGGGCCTGCTCGATCGGCCGACGCAGGGCGAGATCCGCTTCGACGGGGCCGACGTGCGACGGCTCTCCGACGGGCGGCTCGCGCGGCTCCGCGGCGCGTCGATCGGGTTCGTGTTCCAGCAGTTCAACCTGCTGCCTGGCCGTACCGCGATCGAGAACGTGATGACCCCGCTGCTGTACGACCGCGGTACGGCGTTCTGGCGGCGCGAGCGGCTCGCGACGGCGATGCTCGAGCGCGTCGGGCTCGGCGCGCGCGCGACCTCGATGCCCGATCGCATGTCGGGCGGCGAGCAGCAGCGCGTCGCGATCGCGCGGGCGCTCGTTCGGCGCCCGAGGCTGATCCTGGCCGACGAGCCCACGGGCGCGCTCGACCTCGAGACCGGCGCCGTCGTGATGGAGCTCATGGAGGAGGTCGCACGCGAGACCGGTGCGGCGCTCGTGACGATCACGCACGATCCGGCGATCGCGCGTCGCGCGGTGCGGCACCTGCGGCTCGAGGCGGGGCGCTTGGTTCCGCTCGACGGGGCGGATGCCGCGGGCGGCGAGCCCGAGGCATCCGGAACCGAGTCGGCGCGCGAGCCCGAGGCATCCGGAACCGACTCGATGCGCGAGCCCGAGGAGGTGCGCGCGTGATGCCGTGGTTCGGGCGCACGTTCACGGGCATCGTGTCGACGTTCGTCGAGTCGGCCGAAGAGCTGCGCATCCATCGCACGCGCGTGCTGCTCTCGCTCGTGGGCGTGGCGATCGCCGTGTTCGCGCTCACGACCGTGCTCGGTGCTGCGGCCGTCGCCCAGCAGGCGCTCAACGAGAGCAACGAGCGCAACTCGGGTCGCCCGGCGATGCTGAGCGCGAACGTGTACTCGACGTCGACGGACGGTGCGGTCGTCGACCAGCAGAGCACCACCGCGGCCTGGCGCGACGTCGTCGCCCGCCACGGGATCGAGTACGAGTCGCGCGTCGGATACGGCGCGCTCACCGCGCAGTTCGTCGACGGGGTGACCCAGGTCGACTCCACCGTCGTCGACGCCGACTACGGCATCATGCACCGCACTCCCATGCAGGAGGGCGCATGGTTCGACGAGGGCGACGCCGATCGGCTCGCCCCGGCGCTCGTGGTGAACGTGCCCTTCTGGCAGAGCCTCGGGTCGCCCGCGCTCGCGACGCATCCGACGGTCGAACTCCGCGCAACCGACGGGCCGGTCACGGCGGTCGTCATCGGGGTCGTGCGCACGTCGGACTACGAGACGTATCCGCGTTCGTTCGTGCTCGCCGACGCGGTCGAACGGCTCGGACTGGTGGGGCCGAACGAGAACGGCTACCAGTACGAGGCCTGGGTGCCGGTCGAGGTCGGCGACGCGCTCGCCGAGCGGCTGCGCGCCGAGCTGCAGTCCGCGGTGCCCGGCGCCCA includes:
- a CDS encoding ABC transporter permease, which codes for MPWFGRTFTGIVSTFVESAEELRIHRTRVLLSLVGVAIAVFALTTVLGAAAVAQQALNESNERNSGRPAMLSANVYSTSTDGAVVDQQSTTAAWRDVVARHGIEYESRVGYGALTAQFVDGVTQVDSTVVDADYGIMHRTPMQEGAWFDEGDADRLAPALVVNVPFWQSLGSPALATHPTVELRATDGPVTAVVIGVVRTSDYETYPRSFVLADAVERLGLVGPNENGYQYEAWVPVEVGDALAERLRAELQSAVPGAQADVYRQDSLSWGGDDPLLVLKLVVAGVAVVILLLGALGLVTISLVTVKYRIREIGIRRSFGATSGRVFFSVMMESVVGTAVAGGIGVALAIVAVKSPLFEQLVGQGMVEDFPPFPIEAALIGIGSSVLVGALAGLLPALTAVRVRVIDAIRF
- a CDS encoding ABC transporter ATP-binding protein, encoding MTLISLEAVGRTVELPDAPPLQILSAVDLVIDDGDRVSVVGRSGSGKSTLLNLLGLLDRPTQGEIRFDGADVRRLSDGRLARLRGASIGFVFQQFNLLPGRTAIENVMTPLLYDRGTAFWRRERLATAMLERVGLGARATSMPDRMSGGEQQRVAIARALVRRPRLILADEPTGALDLETGAVVMELMEEVARETGAALVTITHDPAIARRAVRHLRLEAGRLVPLDGADAAGGEPEASGTESAREPEASGTDSMREPEEVRA
- a CDS encoding efflux RND transporter periplasmic adaptor subunit — protein: MGVWRKWIFPILRMVLVAAIAVALVKLAFFPDAPQSESSLQPTGTIEEPQVQVARASIRNDVVLAGTVSPDPAIAVKATANGTVDEVFAKPGQQVGAGDVLFDVKVEDEPVEKTTTGPDGQPIVTMGEPTHHFEQVLAPIAGTLTGFDVLPEQPVTVGQAAGRVAPPSFQVTAPLSPEQQYRLTQLPAEAEVVIAGGPVPFACTGLTITTTDAAASGDADDTAGAGASSSAGATVRCAVPGDVKVFSGLTAQVTIAAGSADDVLTVPTTAVEGGSESGVVWLVGDDGEGAEHPVKLGLTDGANVEIVEGLAEGDAVLQFVPGAPAQPDCSIDPMACNDLVMGAGK